One stretch of Pyrenophora tritici-repentis strain M4 chromosome 4, whole genome shotgun sequence DNA includes these proteins:
- a CDS encoding Dimer-Tnp-hAT domain containing protein, whose protein sequence is MPDPRHPRKRPAAAPVAAAGRSKRQKGSKSQPITIEASQPSHPFVIDEDTQRETPPTSPRRAILAASQGVDFEMQLRDSIPEDAIVAPVEASEVAAAASEAVDEGEPEPDFDPRMADNFDGINWSRLPRYMKPLRTQKQKKSWVYNYGYRLTLRSNTNRIFWLCHICHKRKAATAGFAETTEATSTAARHLNRDHGITNAGEQPPQQLLGGQKSLEMMLKGGFGVSQRVANEIGNFDVQSFRIAAVSWLVDNNLALCQFEDPAFRRMIHFANPEAEQALWSSRTSVAQFVMRLYNFMQPQVVDELRCAASKIHISFDGWTVKGGKRGFFGIVAHFATAEGDLRDVAIDLPQLSGAHTGDRIADCVAETLQKFNITAQNVGYFMLDNAFNNDTAIATLGAKFGFKSKHRRLRCSAHTINLVGQSIIFGSNKDAFNNDENLAEEEKYLNEWRKQGPLGTLIDVISYIKTPQQYDMFANFQRLARQDLPADDDAKFQILEPVKPCVTRWNSFCSAFERAVLLQPAFNSYVCFYVEQQRVADSHARTKNNKKPQAPAWMRSKGLTAADWAVITEYIEVLKPLKDATKRLEGRGKCGRFGAIYEVIPVFEFLMGRFEQRLRQYERVDFEQREAPEDHISINFRAAWEKLNDYYSKLDDSPAYFAACALHPYYRRYCEKAWRDKPEWLVACMADFRALWAEYTTSTPPTKPSKERDNGAIDEAISYIISDSEDDDELTDEYDRWRKLEPKWTSKQHNSPNVDGNPIKYWVQLQSKYPDLSRFAIDVLSIPASSCECERMFSELGDLLAPRRRKIGSQLLAALQCVRAWNAAGIKLPTSATSQLSDHDLEQLYNLTAWEQPSDSDVSPTLQRPSTE, encoded by the exons ATGCCAGACCCTAGGCATCCTCGTAAACGCCCTGCTGCCGCTCCTGTTGCCGCCGCTGGTCGCTCAAAACGCCAGAAAGGCAGTAAATCACAGCCTATAACTATCGAAGCTTCGCAGCCATCTCACCCTTTCGTTATCGACGAGGATACACAGCGCGAGACTCCGCCAACGTCGCCGCGTCGAGCTATACTGGCCGCGAGCCAAGGCGTTGATTTCGAGATGCAGTTGCGCGACTCTATACCCGAAGATGCGATTGTCGCGCCTGTTGAAGCCTCTGAGGTAGCTGCAGCGGCGTCTGAAGCGGTAGATGAAGGCGAGCCAGAGCCTGACTTCGACCCGCGTATGGCCGATAACTTTGATGGCATTAACTGGAGTCGCCTGCCACGGTATATGAAGCCTCTTCGGACacagaagcagaagaaaAGCTGGGTATACAACTACGGTTATCGGCTTACTCTCCGCAGTAATACCAACAGGATATTCTGGCTGTGCCACATCTGTCACAAGCGTAAAGCAGCGACTGCTGGCTTTGCGGAGACGACGGAGGCAACTAGTACTGCTGCGAGGCACCTAAATAGGGATCATGGAATAACAAACGCTGGCGAGCAACCGCCTCAGCAGCTTCTTGGAGGCCAGAAATCGCTAGAAATGATGCTGAAGGGCGGCTTCGGCGTTAGCCAAAGGGTTGCGAACGAgataggaaacttcgacgtacagtCCTTTCGAATAGCAGCTGTTAGCTGGCTTGTTGACAACAACCTCGCCCTCTGCCAGTTCGAAGATCCAGCTTTCCGCAGGATGATACATTTCGCGAATCCTGAAGCTGAGCAGGCGCTCTGGAGTAGTCGCACAAGCGTTGCGCAGTTTgtgatgaggctgtacaACTTCATGCAGCCTCAGGTCGTCGATGAGCTGCGTTGCGCGGCGAGCAAGatacatataagctttgatgggTGGACCGTtaaaggtggcaagcgtggcttcttcggtattgtcgctcactttgccaCGGCTGAGGGCGACCTTAGGGACGTTGCTATTGACCTGCCGCAGCTCTCAGGTGCCCATACTGGCGACAGGATAGCTGATTGTGTCGCTGAAACTCTGCAGAAGTTTAATATAACTGCGCAGAACGTTGGCTACTTTATGCTCGACAACGCGTTCAATAACGACACTGCTATCGCGACCCTTGGAGCGAAGTTTGGCTTTAAGTCTAAGCATCGCCGGCTACGTTGTAGCGCTCATACAATCAACTTAGTTGGCCAGTCGATTATATTTGGCTCAAACAAGGACGCCTTTAACAACGACGAGAACTTGGCT GAGGAAGAGAAATACCTCAACGAGTGGCGTAAGCAGGGCCCATTAGGCACGCTTATAGACGTTATTAGCTACATCAAAACGCCACAACAGTACGACATGTTCGCGAACTTTCAGCGCCTCGCGAGGCAGGACTTACCggccgacgacgacgctAAATTCCAAATACTCGAGCCTGTAAAGCCTTGCGTTACGCGCTGGAACTCCTTTTGTTCAGCGTTTGAGAGAGCTGTATTACTACAACCCGCGTTCAACTCCTACGTTTGTTTCTACGTGGAACAGCAGCGCGTTGCCGACTCACACGCCCGAACGAAGAACAACAAGAAGCCCCAGGCGCCTGCTTGGATGAGATCTAAGGGCCTcacagctgctgattgggcTGTTATAACTGAGTATATTGAGGTGCTGAAGCCGCTGAAAGATGCTACAAAGCGCCTTGAAGGCAGAGGCAAATGTGGCCGTTTCGGTGCGATATACGAGGTTATACCAGTGTTTGagttccttatggggcgcTTTGAGCAGCGTCTCCGGCAGTACGAGAGGGTTGATTTTGAGCAGCGCGAggcgcctgaagatcacaTCTCTATCAACTTTCGCGCAGCGTGGGAGAAGCTCAACGACTACTACAGTAAACTCGACGACTCACCCGCGTACTTTGCGGCCTGCGCTCTTCACCCGTACTATCGACGCTATTGCGAGAAGGCGTGGCGTGATAAGCCTGAGTGGCTCGTCGCCTGTATGGCTGACTTTCGTGCTCTTTGGGCAGAGTATACGACCTCTACTCCTCCAACAAAGCCCTCAAAAGAGCGTGATAACGGCGCTATTGACGAGGCTATCTCGTACATCATAAGCGATAGCGAGGACGATGATGAGCTCACAGATGAGTACGACAGGTGGCGCAAATTGGAGCCAAAGTGGACGAGTAAGCAGCACAACAGCCCTAACGTTGACGGCAACCCTATCAAGTACTGGGTACAGCTTCAGTCTAAGTATCCCGACCTCTCACGCTTTGCGATTGACGTGTTGAGTATTCCAGCGAGCAGTTGCGAGTGCGAGCGCATGTTTAGTGAACTAGGAGATCTACTTGCTCCGCGACGGCGCAAGATTGGGTCACAACTACTCGCCGCGCTTCAATGTGTACGGGCTTGGAATGCCGCTGGCATAAAGCTGCCGACGTCAGCTACAAGCCAACTCTCAGATCACGACCTTGAGCAGTTGTACAACCTCACAGCGTGGGAGCAACCTAGCGATTCCG ACGTCTCGCCTACCTTACAACGCCCATCCACTGAATAA